In Lactococcus garvieae subsp. garvieae, the following proteins share a genomic window:
- a CDS encoding ABC transporter ATP-binding protein, with protein MVMKAIGKYKLLVFAALATMLLQVGAALWQPQYMKNILSVMAESISISDKVDKINHYGVYLLLIAAVGLIGSILNTVTAAKIAQSVSADIREETFRKIQTFSYENIEKFNAGNLVVRMTNDINQVQTLLMMTFQVLIRVPLLFIGAFILSIITMPELWWIIIVMVVLIVLVTMLSMKSMGPHFMVFQKLMDRINGIAKENLRGARVVKSFVQEKDQIQKFDATSDELLGHNMAVGYTFAAMIPAFTIISQLAVFGAILLVSTYVTRDLNTAANTLGGIMSFIQYMMQIMMAIIMGGMMSMFASRGFVSIGRINEILKTEPAMVFEDVADEELSGSVKFDHVSFAYPNDEHPTLQDISFEIQPGQMVGIVGATGSGKSTLAQLIPRLFDPTEGTVSVGGKDLRHVSKATLKNTISIVLQKAILFSGTISGNLKQGKADATLEQMSRAASIAQAAEFIEKLPDHYESQVEERGNNFSGGQKQRMSITRGIIKDPKVLILDDSTSALDAKSEKLVQDALSNDLKDTTTIIIAQKISSVVHADTILVLDEGKLVAQGTHAELVENSAVYREIYDTQKAKED; from the coding sequence ATGGTAATGAAAGCCATCGGCAAGTACAAATTGCTTGTCTTCGCTGCCCTTGCTACCATGCTTCTTCAAGTTGGTGCTGCGCTTTGGCAGCCGCAATATATGAAGAACATTTTGAGTGTTATGGCAGAATCTATTTCGATATCGGACAAGGTCGATAAAATTAATCATTATGGGGTGTATCTTTTACTTATAGCCGCTGTGGGATTAATTGGTTCCATCCTTAATACAGTAACTGCTGCAAAGATTGCTCAGTCTGTGTCTGCGGATATCCGTGAAGAAACCTTCCGAAAAATTCAAACTTTTTCTTATGAAAATATTGAGAAGTTTAATGCAGGTAATCTTGTTGTTCGTATGACCAACGACATCAACCAAGTACAAACACTTCTAATGATGACTTTCCAAGTCTTGATTCGAGTGCCTTTGCTCTTTATTGGTGCTTTTATCTTGTCTATTATCACGATGCCAGAACTTTGGTGGATCATTATTGTGATGGTTGTGCTTATTGTGCTGGTAACGATGTTATCCATGAAATCAATGGGCCCTCACTTTATGGTTTTCCAAAAATTGATGGACCGTATCAATGGAATTGCCAAAGAAAACCTACGTGGTGCTCGTGTCGTTAAATCTTTTGTTCAAGAAAAAGATCAAATCCAAAAATTTGATGCCACATCGGATGAGTTATTGGGTCATAATATGGCTGTAGGTTACACTTTTGCTGCGATGATTCCTGCATTTACAATCATTTCACAATTGGCTGTTTTTGGCGCAATTTTACTGGTTTCTACTTATGTAACACGTGATTTGAATACCGCGGCCAATACGCTTGGTGGGATTATGTCCTTTATCCAATACATGATGCAAATCATGATGGCGATTATCATGGGTGGGATGATGTCAATGTTTGCCTCTCGTGGTTTTGTTTCTATTGGACGTATTAACGAAATTTTAAAAACTGAACCTGCCATGGTGTTTGAAGACGTTGCGGATGAAGAACTTAGCGGTTCTGTCAAGTTTGATCATGTATCTTTTGCTTACCCTAACGATGAACACCCAACCTTACAAGACATCAGTTTTGAAATTCAACCGGGACAAATGGTCGGGATTGTCGGAGCAACGGGTTCTGGTAAATCAACCTTGGCTCAATTGATTCCGCGTCTTTTCGACCCCACTGAAGGTACAGTCAGTGTTGGCGGAAAAGATTTACGTCATGTCTCTAAGGCTACTCTAAAAAACACGATATCAATTGTCTTGCAAAAAGCAATTCTTTTCTCTGGAACAATTTCTGGCAACCTGAAACAAGGGAAAGCAGACGCTACCCTGGAGCAAATGAGCCGTGCAGCCAGCATTGCGCAGGCTGCAGAGTTTATTGAAAAACTGCCAGATCATTACGAATCACAGGTTGAAGAACGTGGGAATAACTTCTCAGGCGGACAAAAGCAACGTATGTCGATCACGCGTGGTATTATCAAAGACCCTAAAGTCCTTATCCTCGATGACTCAACATCAGCACTTGATGCCAAGTCAGAAAAACTGGTACAAGACGCTTTGAGCAATGACTTAAAAGATACGACAACAATTATTATCGCTCAAAAGATTTCATCTGTCGTTCATGCGGACACTATTCTTGTCCTTGATGAAGGTAAACTTGTTGCGCAAGGCACACACGCAGAGCTGGTTGAGAATTCGGCAGTTTACCGTGAAATCTATGATACACAGAAAGCAAAGGAGGACTAA
- a CDS encoding MarR family winged helix-turn-helix transcriptional regulator: MKQQEEIMLSLTDLFNKMDQLRKPQMVEKFKGYSFLEIACIEFIAQLDHPNVTRLADQLYVTRGAISKATKKLLKKEDITTFRNPNNNKEIYFKLTSKGRKINQQHEDLHKDFLLNDQAVFEAFSSEKLETILEFTQLYNQHLDKELRNNSI, translated from the coding sequence ATGAAACAACAAGAAGAAATTATGCTAAGCCTTACAGATCTCTTTAATAAAATGGATCAGCTGCGAAAACCTCAAATGGTCGAAAAATTCAAAGGTTATTCTTTTTTGGAAATTGCCTGCATTGAGTTCATCGCCCAGCTTGATCACCCCAATGTCACACGGTTAGCCGATCAACTGTATGTCACTCGCGGCGCAATTAGTAAAGCAACGAAAAAGCTCCTCAAAAAGGAAGACATTACAACATTCAGAAATCCCAACAACAATAAAGAGATTTATTTTAAACTGACTTCAAAAGGAAGAAAAATAAATCAGCAGCACGAAGATCTTCACAAAGATTTTCTACTCAATGACCAAGCAGTCTTTGAGGCCTTCAGCTCTGAAAAATTAGAAACCATACTAGAGTTTACTCAACTCTACAATCAACACCTTGATAAAGAACTCCGTAACAACTCCATATAG
- a CDS encoding cation diffusion facilitator family transporter yields the protein MNNSKISRSHNLKLAERGVWVSIAAYIFLSLLQLGVAQITNSASLLANGFNNVTDILGNIAIVIGLRIARIPSDNDHTYGHWKVESIASLISSFIMFFIGFEVLRQTIVGFIEGSSTEINPIGAAVALFSAFVMIAVYLYSSRLAKKTQSKALEASSKDNLSDALTSLGTTVAIVAAALHWIWLDRIMALVICGFILKTAYDIFRDSVFSLSDGFDDNLLADYKEAIELVNKVKSVKMIRGRTYGSNIFLDVVVEMSRDLSVYESHAATEKIERMLMAGFDVYDVDVHVEPAALPEEEHFASRALELLPKEEALLNGKHLDQLLAPQFQAITTKGKIIQQEEYMANAIATEDLAIKNYQAEQVSKKTFILTYHYLDNQKSYTVSSIWRRNEYWRCIYRQVTGES from the coding sequence ATGAATAATAGCAAAATATCACGCTCTCATAACCTTAAACTCGCCGAACGAGGCGTGTGGGTCAGTATAGCTGCTTATATATTTCTGTCTCTTTTACAACTTGGTGTAGCACAAATCACCAATTCAGCCTCTCTTCTTGCGAATGGTTTTAATAATGTCACCGATATTTTAGGAAATATTGCTATCGTGATTGGATTACGTATTGCACGTATTCCTTCTGATAACGACCATACGTATGGGCATTGGAAGGTTGAATCAATTGCTAGTCTGATTTCTAGTTTCATTATGTTCTTCATTGGCTTTGAAGTGTTGCGCCAGACAATCGTTGGTTTTATAGAAGGAAGTTCCACTGAAATTAACCCAATTGGTGCTGCAGTGGCCTTATTTTCTGCCTTTGTAATGATTGCCGTTTACCTCTACTCTAGCCGTTTAGCGAAGAAAACTCAATCGAAAGCACTTGAAGCTTCCAGTAAAGATAATCTGAGTGATGCACTGACCTCTTTGGGTACAACTGTCGCCATTGTGGCAGCAGCCTTGCATTGGATATGGCTCGACCGTATTATGGCTCTTGTTATCTGCGGTTTCATCCTTAAAACGGCCTATGATATTTTCCGTGATAGTGTTTTTTCACTTTCCGATGGCTTTGATGACAATCTTTTAGCAGATTATAAAGAAGCGATTGAGCTGGTAAATAAAGTCAAGTCTGTAAAGATGATTCGTGGTCGTACCTATGGCAGTAATATCTTTCTAGATGTTGTCGTTGAAATGTCCCGTGACCTTTCTGTCTATGAAAGTCATGCGGCTACCGAAAAAATAGAACGTATGCTCATGGCTGGTTTTGATGTTTATGATGTTGATGTCCATGTCGAACCTGCTGCGCTACCTGAAGAAGAACACTTTGCTTCACGTGCATTAGAACTCTTACCCAAAGAAGAGGCGCTTCTCAATGGTAAACATCTTGATCAACTTTTGGCCCCTCAATTTCAAGCTATTACGACAAAAGGGAAAATTATTCAACAGGAAGAATATATGGCAAATGCTATTGCAACAGAGGATTTAGCCATCAAAAATTACCAAGCAGAGCAAGTCAGCAAAAAGACCTTCATCCTTACCTATCATTACTTAGACAATCAAAAAAGTTACACTGTATCAAGTATCTGGCGTAGAAATGAATATTGGCGTTGCATTTATCGCCAAGTGACAGGAGAAAGCTAG
- a CDS encoding M1 family metallopeptidase, protein MAVKRLIETFVPENYKIFLDIDRKSKTFKGQVAIKGEAKAETIYFHQKDLNITKVSAFSVEADFTVDNANEELTVKVGQKGQVTVSFEYEGKITDNMMGIYPSYYEVNGEKKMLIGTQFESHFARQAFPSIDEPEAKATFDLSVKFDEEPGDIIISNMPELLNIEGIHVFERTVRMSSYLLAFVFGDMQYKKGRTKSGVEVGTFSTKAHSEEVLDFPLDIAIRSIEFYEDYYKTPYPLPHSWHVALPDFSAGAMENWGCITYREVCMLVDPENATVASKQYVATVIAHELAHQWFGDLVTMRWWDDLWLNESFANNMEYVAIDAIEPDWKVWESFSVKEASLALDRDATDGVQSVHVDVNHPDEIGTLFDAAIVYAKGSRLMVMLRKWLGDEDFSAGLRKYFETHQYGNTVGDDLWDALSSTSGKNVGEFMHSWVNQPGYPVLTAEVVNDTLVLSQQQFFIGKGEDKGRLWQIPLNTNWKGLPDTLVTERIEIPGYAALKAENEGQPLFFNEAHAAHYIIDYKGQLLDNLLAQLGKLEDITKFQILQDRKYLAKGEVISYADVVNILPAFANEESYIVNQALNQIFSELDIFIDDESATEKSYKSLVGKVFAKNYARLGWEKKAGESAGDETLRGTVLSRTLYSENLEAVEKASEIYAAHKDNVATIPADIRPIVLNNEIKTSNSAELVASYMDTYVKTSLQELKRELAAAVANVRDEAAIKGLLEDFKNADIVKPQDIAFSWFYLLAKDFAQDAAWTWERENWDWIAEKLGGDMSYDKFVIYPGNVFKTAEKFEEYKAFFEPKLSNPGLKRSIEMAIKQIDARVSLINNQKSAVEAAIANVEKEL, encoded by the coding sequence ATGGCAGTAAAACGTTTAATTGAAACATTTGTACCAGAAAATTATAAAATTTTCCTTGACATTGACCGCAAATCAAAGACCTTCAAAGGTCAGGTGGCGATCAAAGGTGAAGCTAAAGCTGAGACTATTTATTTCCACCAAAAAGATTTGAACATTACTAAAGTTTCTGCTTTTAGTGTTGAAGCAGACTTTACTGTGGATAATGCCAACGAAGAACTTACAGTTAAAGTGGGCCAAAAAGGTCAAGTGACCGTTTCATTTGAATATGAAGGTAAAATCACAGATAATATGATGGGCATTTACCCCTCATATTATGAAGTAAACGGTGAGAAGAAAATGCTTATCGGTACGCAATTTGAATCACATTTTGCCCGTCAAGCTTTCCCATCAATTGACGAACCAGAAGCTAAGGCTACTTTTGACCTATCGGTTAAATTTGATGAAGAACCTGGTGATATTATTATTTCCAATATGCCAGAACTTCTCAATATTGAAGGAATTCACGTCTTTGAACGTACAGTCCGTATGAGTTCTTACCTTCTTGCTTTTGTCTTTGGGGATATGCAGTATAAAAAAGGCCGTACAAAATCTGGCGTGGAAGTAGGGACTTTCTCAACAAAAGCACATTCTGAAGAGGTCTTAGATTTTCCTTTGGACATCGCCATTCGTTCCATTGAATTTTACGAGGACTACTATAAAACGCCTTACCCATTGCCACACAGCTGGCATGTTGCGCTGCCTGACTTCTCGGCAGGGGCTATGGAAAACTGGGGATGTATCACTTACCGTGAAGTCTGCATGCTGGTTGACCCAGAAAATGCGACAGTTGCCAGCAAACAATATGTAGCAACAGTCATTGCGCATGAGTTAGCACACCAATGGTTTGGTGATTTGGTAACAATGCGTTGGTGGGATGATTTGTGGCTCAATGAGTCATTTGCCAACAATATGGAATATGTGGCAATTGACGCTATTGAACCCGATTGGAAAGTTTGGGAAAGTTTCTCTGTTAAAGAAGCTAGCCTTGCTTTAGATCGTGATGCTACAGATGGTGTTCAATCTGTTCATGTGGATGTGAACCACCCTGACGAAATTGGCACACTCTTTGATGCCGCTATTGTCTATGCTAAAGGTTCACGCTTGATGGTCATGCTCCGTAAATGGTTGGGAGATGAAGACTTCTCTGCAGGACTTCGCAAATACTTTGAAACGCATCAATATGGTAATACCGTGGGAGATGATCTTTGGGATGCACTCTCAAGTACATCAGGTAAAAATGTAGGCGAGTTTATGCATTCATGGGTAAACCAACCCGGATACCCCGTCTTGACTGCGGAAGTTGTAAATGACACGCTAGTTTTAAGCCAACAACAATTCTTCATTGGTAAAGGTGAAGACAAAGGCCGCTTGTGGCAAATTCCATTGAATACAAACTGGAAAGGTTTGCCAGATACATTGGTTACGGAAAGAATTGAAATTCCGGGTTATGCAGCACTTAAGGCTGAAAATGAAGGCCAACCGCTCTTCTTCAACGAAGCACACGCAGCACATTATATTATTGACTATAAAGGTCAGCTTTTAGATAATCTTTTGGCTCAGCTTGGGAAACTGGAAGATATTACGAAATTCCAAATTCTTCAAGACCGTAAGTATCTTGCTAAAGGTGAAGTTATCAGCTACGCTGATGTTGTGAATATCTTACCTGCCTTTGCAAATGAGGAAAGTTATATCGTTAACCAAGCGCTTAACCAAATCTTTAGTGAGTTAGATATCTTTATTGATGATGAGTCAGCTACAGAAAAATCATACAAATCACTTGTAGGTAAAGTTTTTGCCAAAAACTATGCACGTTTGGGATGGGAGAAAAAAGCTGGCGAATCAGCTGGAGACGAAACTTTACGTGGCACAGTACTCTCACGTACGCTTTACTCTGAAAATCTTGAAGCTGTAGAAAAGGCGAGCGAGATTTACGCAGCGCATAAGGACAATGTAGCAACTATTCCTGCAGATATTCGTCCAATTGTCTTGAATAATGAAATTAAAACAAGTAATTCTGCTGAACTTGTAGCTTCTTATATGGATACTTATGTGAAAACAAGTCTTCAAGAACTAAAACGTGAATTAGCTGCAGCTGTAGCCAATGTCCGTGATGAAGCAGCAATTAAAGGACTCTTGGAAGATTTCAAAAATGCGGATATCGTGAAACCTCAAGATATTGCATTCTCTTGGTTCTACCTCTTAGCGAAAGACTTCGCTCAAGATGCTGCATGGACTTGGGAACGTGAGAACTGGGATTGGATTGCTGAAAAACTTGGGGGCGATATGAGCTATGATAAGTTTGTAATCTATCCAGGTAATGTCTTTAAGACCGCCGAAAAATTTGAAGAATATAAAGCTTTCTTTGAACCAAAATTGAGTAATCCGGGACTTAAACGTTCAATCGAGATGGCGATTAAACAAATCGATGCGCGTGTATCACTGATTAATAATCAAAAGAGTGCAGTCGAAGCTGCCATCGCAAATGTAGAAAAAGAATTGTAA
- a CDS encoding effector binding domain-containing protein, whose amino-acid sequence MIDYTLEHKSPFILAAYGFPIQASLQDYRSLALEREIFESSLQKDGRLAKLKKRAKNEREWSVHKDYLGKPWNYFAVESRKELKDDCRLLKFPESNYIVISDTAAKGKIFEHLSHQAFRKILPKVMDYTYLGGPHLAYRQERPDGSYYGEIWLPVVKK is encoded by the coding sequence ATGATTGATTATACTCTAGAGCATAAAAGCCCGTTCATCTTAGCGGCTTACGGTTTTCCCATTCAAGCCTCACTGCAAGACTACCGCTCTTTGGCACTCGAAAGAGAAATCTTTGAGTCAAGTTTGCAAAAGGATGGTCGCTTAGCAAAGCTCAAGAAAAGAGCTAAAAATGAGCGTGAGTGGTCTGTTCATAAGGATTACCTCGGAAAACCTTGGAATTATTTTGCGGTGGAAAGTCGAAAAGAGCTGAAGGACGATTGTCGTTTACTTAAATTTCCGGAAAGTAATTATATTGTAATTTCTGATACAGCAGCTAAAGGAAAAATTTTTGAACACTTGTCACATCAAGCTTTTCGCAAGATTCTCCCCAAAGTTATGGACTATACCTATCTCGGTGGCCCTCATCTTGCTTATCGCCAAGAGCGTCCTGATGGCAGTTATTATGGTGAAATTTGGTTACCAGTCGTTAAAAAATAA
- a CDS encoding MFS transporter, which yields MYTLNKHALSFGLFSVFLTGLGFTIINPVVPFLLEPYTSSQNQPLVISFLSSIYALCTFLAAPALGTLSDRYGRKPILLFCLLGSALGYLIFGMAGALWVFFLGRIIDGISGGNIATLFAYFSDITPAASRTQIFGWISALVGVGTLLGPTFGGLLAHYGNRVPFYFAAVLSLFNLLYGMFFMPESLPPKKQLVKLDVHQLYPFAPLKSLFKIKKLNRLFLAALLLWLPNGALQAILAQFSLDNFSWQPVQIGLLFSIMGLQDIFSQALIMPFLLKKLTDQYIIKCAIIAELLGYIFMAISAFTLHPFYFVLGIFIYGFGDSIFAPPFNGTLSKSVAEDQQGQIQGSSQALQALTRILGPIIGGQLYILFGSPAPACMGIILLIFAFTIFKTKNRQN from the coding sequence ATGTATACACTAAATAAACACGCATTAAGTTTTGGCTTATTTTCCGTTTTTCTTACGGGCCTTGGCTTTACCATTATCAATCCTGTGGTTCCTTTTTTACTGGAGCCCTATACCTCTTCCCAAAATCAACCCTTAGTCATCAGCTTCTTGAGTTCTATCTATGCCTTATGTACCTTTCTTGCAGCGCCAGCTCTAGGTACATTGAGTGATCGCTATGGTCGTAAACCGATTTTACTTTTCTGCTTACTTGGCTCTGCCTTGGGTTATCTTATCTTTGGCATGGCTGGAGCACTGTGGGTCTTTTTCCTTGGTCGCATCATCGATGGTATCTCCGGAGGAAACATTGCCACTTTATTTGCTTACTTTTCCGATATTACGCCAGCTGCTTCCCGCACTCAAATCTTCGGTTGGATTTCTGCCCTTGTCGGTGTCGGTACCTTGTTAGGTCCAACCTTTGGAGGACTGTTAGCACATTATGGTAACCGTGTCCCCTTTTATTTTGCTGCTGTTCTCAGCTTATTCAATCTTCTCTACGGCATGTTCTTTATGCCGGAAAGTCTTCCACCAAAAAAACAACTTGTTAAGCTGGATGTTCATCAGCTTTATCCCTTTGCCCCTCTCAAAAGTTTATTTAAGATAAAAAAACTGAACCGGTTATTTCTTGCTGCATTATTATTGTGGCTCCCAAATGGTGCCTTACAAGCTATCCTTGCTCAGTTTTCTTTAGACAACTTCTCTTGGCAACCGGTACAAATCGGGCTTTTGTTTTCTATTATGGGACTTCAAGATATTTTTAGTCAGGCGCTCATTATGCCTTTTCTCTTAAAAAAATTGACGGACCAATACATTATTAAATGTGCGATAATTGCCGAACTCTTAGGCTATATTTTTATGGCAATATCTGCCTTTACCCTACACCCTTTCTATTTTGTCCTTGGCATTTTTATCTACGGTTTTGGTGATTCGATTTTTGCTCCACCCTTCAATGGAACTCTTTCTAAATCAGTTGCTGAAGATCAACAAGGGCAAATCCAAGGGAGTAGCCAAGCTTTACAAGCACTCACTCGTATTTTAGGCCCTATTATTGGTGGACAACTTTATATTCTCTTCGGTTCTCCTGCTCCTGCCTGTATGGGAATTATCCTGTTAATCTTTGCATTTACAATTTTCAAAACAAAAAACCGTCAAAATTGA
- a CDS encoding folate family ECF transporter S component → MKRFIVKLSLIQLVFLAILLALSIILRSFTFGSSFWKLSPGFIADGLMGFFVGPLWTGLALGLGDIFGVLFRGSISSPGMTVTAALVGFIYGWAFYNKKFSITRGKDWLYILAVVSVTMVLQTVLLNTFWLSLMYQTPFKVLLATRLPLLVQIPIRTVVFMLVFDNIQRLPQIMRRLKT, encoded by the coding sequence ATGAAAAGATTTATTGTGAAGCTGTCACTCATACAGCTTGTTTTTTTGGCGATTTTGTTGGCTTTGTCCATCATTTTACGTTCTTTCACTTTTGGGAGTAGTTTTTGGAAGTTATCGCCAGGATTTATCGCTGATGGTTTGATGGGCTTCTTTGTAGGTCCTTTGTGGACAGGTTTAGCTTTAGGACTGGGTGATATATTTGGCGTCTTGTTCCGTGGAAGTATTTCCTCGCCAGGTATGACAGTGACCGCAGCTCTAGTCGGCTTTATCTATGGTTGGGCTTTTTACAACAAGAAGTTCAGCATAACACGAGGTAAAGATTGGCTCTATATTTTAGCTGTTGTGAGTGTAACGATGGTTCTTCAAACCGTGTTACTGAATACTTTTTGGCTTTCGCTCATGTATCAGACACCTTTTAAGGTTCTTTTAGCTACGCGTCTTCCTTTGCTTGTACAGATTCCTATAAGAACGGTTGTCTTCATGTTGGTATTTGATAATATTCAACGTTTACCGCAGATTATGAGGCGTCTAAAAACATAA
- a CDS encoding ABC transporter ATP-binding protein, with amino-acid sequence MNDTSRALKFFYLYFKKYKLQFLVIAIFIIAATYLQVKAPVLLGDSITHLSTYVSDYFSHQHADEAMKGLQQIAAGANQAQDALQQIAAQMGKVTGQVVDWHSLTSANVPSAVTSNLPSGTTIDSLQAMAKIPTDWHQLTDANVPETIRASLNGQSISDLMKVATSQAPSKADFMRSMWMLLAFYVMTGIAQLIYSLLFTRIVAHSTNRMRKGLFGKLERLTISYFDRHADGDILARFTSDLDNIQNTLNQAAVNVTTNLALFLGILYMIFDQNVKMALVTISTTPVAVLCAVIIIIQAKKYTDRQQKEVGELNAYMDEKISGQKAIIVEGLQADAIEGFEVRNDKVRKTTFAAQAWSGMIFPLMNGFSLLTLALVIFAGANILLNDASLSTAAAFGLLATFIQYAQQYYNPIMQISSSFGQLQLAITGATRLNVMFDEKEEVRPENGKAFKGISEGVHIEDIDFSYLPGKPVLKDVNINVNKGQMVALVGPTGSGKTTVMNLMNRFYDVDKGGIKFDGTDIREFDLDSLRSKVGIVLQESVLFSGTIADNIKFGKKDATMDEVITVAKTTHIHEFIESLPEGYETLVDDDDNVFSVGQKQQISIARTILTNPDLLILDEATSNVDTVTEEQIQMAMEAAIAGRTSFVIAHRLKTILNADKIVVLKDGEVIEEGNHNELVNLGGFYSELYHNQFVFE; translated from the coding sequence ATGAATGATACATCTCGTGCATTGAAGTTCTTCTATCTCTACTTCAAAAAATATAAATTACAATTCCTCGTGATTGCGATATTTATCATTGCGGCTACTTACCTGCAAGTTAAAGCACCGGTACTTCTCGGGGATTCTATCACACACCTTTCGACTTATGTTAGTGATTATTTTAGTCATCAACACGCTGATGAAGCGATGAAAGGTTTACAACAAATAGCGGCAGGAGCAAACCAAGCTCAGGACGCTCTGCAGCAAATTGCTGCGCAAATGGGAAAAGTTACTGGACAAGTGGTGGATTGGCATAGCCTGACATCTGCTAATGTTCCATCTGCGGTAACTTCTAACCTTCCTTCAGGAACAACAATTGATAGTCTTCAAGCCATGGCTAAGATTCCGACAGATTGGCACCAGCTTACAGATGCTAATGTTCCAGAAACGATCCGTGCTAGCCTTAACGGTCAGTCAATTTCTGACTTGATGAAGGTAGCTACCTCACAAGCACCAAGCAAGGCTGACTTTATGCGTTCAATGTGGATGCTGCTTGCTTTCTACGTGATGACAGGAATTGCTCAACTTATCTATAGCTTGCTCTTTACACGTATCGTTGCACACTCAACAAACCGTATGCGTAAAGGTCTCTTTGGAAAGTTGGAACGCCTAACGATTTCTTATTTTGACCGTCATGCGGATGGCGATATTCTCGCCCGCTTTACTTCTGACTTGGATAATATTCAAAACACATTGAACCAAGCAGCAGTGAACGTTACCACTAACCTTGCCCTATTCCTCGGAATCTTGTATATGATTTTCGACCAAAATGTCAAGATGGCATTAGTGACAATTTCTACAACTCCTGTAGCCGTCCTCTGTGCTGTGATTATCATTATTCAAGCTAAGAAATATACAGACAGACAACAAAAAGAAGTCGGCGAACTTAATGCTTATATGGATGAAAAAATCTCTGGGCAAAAAGCGATTATCGTTGAAGGGCTTCAAGCAGATGCAATTGAAGGCTTTGAAGTACGTAATGATAAAGTACGTAAAACAACCTTTGCTGCTCAAGCGTGGTCAGGTATGATTTTCCCACTGATGAATGGCTTCTCTCTCTTGACTTTGGCCTTGGTTATTTTTGCAGGTGCTAATATCCTACTTAACGATGCTTCATTGTCAACTGCTGCAGCCTTTGGTTTGCTTGCTACATTTATCCAATATGCGCAACAATACTACAATCCGATCATGCAAATTTCTTCATCTTTCGGTCAATTGCAACTTGCGATAACTGGTGCAACACGTCTGAATGTGATGTTCGACGAAAAAGAAGAAGTACGTCCTGAAAATGGTAAAGCATTTAAAGGTATTTCTGAAGGTGTACACATTGAAGATATTGACTTTAGTTATCTTCCTGGCAAGCCGGTCCTCAAAGATGTCAACATTAATGTAAACAAGGGTCAAATGGTTGCCTTGGTTGGTCCAACAGGATCGGGTAAAACAACTGTTATGAACCTCATGAACCGTTTCTATGATGTGGATAAAGGGGGAATCAAGTTTGATGGTACCGATATTCGTGAATTTGACTTAGATTCATTACGTTCAAAAGTCGGGATTGTCTTGCAAGAATCTGTCCTTTTCTCTGGAACCATTGCGGACAATATTAAGTTTGGTAAAAAAGATGCGACGATGGACGAAGTTATCACAGTTGCTAAGACGACACACATCCACGAGTTCATTGAGAGCTTGCCAGAGGGTTATGAAACGCTTGTGGATGACGATGACAATGTCTTCTCTGTGGGTCAAAAACAACAAATCTCGATTGCACGTACTATCTTGACTAACCCTGATTTGCTTATTCTTGACGAAGCAACCTCAAACGTTGATACGGTCACAGAAGAACAAATTCAAATGGCTATGGAAGCGGCAATTGCTGGTCGTACTTCATTTGTTATTGCCCACCGTTTGAAAACAATACTTAACGCAGATAAAATTGTTGTCCTTAAGGACGGTGAAGTTATTGAAGAAGGAAACCATAATGAGCTGGTAAATCTTGGTGGCTTCTACTCTGAGCTTTATCACAACCAATTTGTCTTTGAATAA